A single window of Acidimicrobiia bacterium DNA harbors:
- a CDS encoding pilus assembly protein TadG-related protein: protein MNARLRSERGAVSTFLAVLALALLAAAGLVVDGGRKVNALREASNLADNAARAGAQAVDLDTLRTDGIVRLLPAAAEQEARDYLTDLGHTASEIVVTDDTITVTVELTVDPVLLPTGPITVTATETAAAITEEP from the coding sequence GTGAACGCTCGGCTCCGTAGTGAAAGGGGAGCCGTCTCCACCTTCTTGGCGGTGCTCGCTCTCGCCCTCCTCGCCGCAGCGGGACTTGTCGTCGATGGGGGCCGCAAGGTCAACGCACTACGGGAGGCCAGCAACCTCGCCGACAACGCCGCCCGGGCCGGAGCCCAGGCCGTCGACCTCGACACTCTCCGCACCGACGGCATCGTCCGACTCCTCCCCGCCGCCGCAGAACAGGAAGCCCGCGACTACCTGACAGACCTCGGGCACACGGCCAGCGAAATCGTCGTCACCGACGACACCATCACCGTCACGGTCGAACTCACCGTCGACCCGGTACTGCTTCCCACCGGTCCCATCACTGTCACCGCAACCGAGACCGCCGCAGCCATCACCGAGGAGCCATGA
- a CDS encoding TadE/TadG family type IV pilus assembly protein gives MIRRSEDGAVSTELAVLTPLLIGFLLLVVFAGRVTQAEGDVANAAQEAARAASLAASSQAAEQAAIDSASANIAAGTVSCRQLEVNIDTSDFTPGGRVAVTVSCDAAFSDLAMLAVPGTRTFSSTGVEIIDAYRANAEGATP, from the coding sequence ATGATACGGAGGTCTGAAGACGGGGCGGTTTCGACCGAACTGGCGGTGCTCACCCCACTGCTGATCGGGTTCTTGCTGCTCGTGGTGTTCGCCGGCAGGGTTACGCAAGCCGAGGGTGACGTGGCCAACGCCGCCCAAGAAGCCGCCCGCGCCGCCTCACTCGCCGCTAGCTCACAAGCCGCGGAACAAGCCGCCATCGATAGCGCCTCGGCGAATATCGCCGCGGGCACGGTGAGCTGCCGGCAGCTCGAGGTGAACATCGACACCTCCGACTTCACGCCGGGGGGCCGGGTAGCCGTGACCGTCAGCTGCGACGCCGCCTTCTCCGATCTGGCCATGCTCGCCGTCCCCGGCACTCGCACCTTCTCGTCGACGGGTGTCGAAATCATCGACGCCTATCGCGCCAACGCGGAGGGGGCGACACCGTGA
- a CDS encoding pilus assembly protein has product MTVTGPHRTERGLTSTELAVVMPVIIALVLVPFQVALWWHARQVAEAAAREALDAAQVVTATEDDGVRAAEWFLDAAGNLTDPEVSVSRTADTVTVDVTGRAPRILPGFDWRVTAHATGGVERFIQEPDR; this is encoded by the coding sequence ATGACGGTGACGGGACCGCACAGGACGGAACGCGGGCTGACCTCGACCGAGCTGGCCGTGGTCATGCCGGTGATCATCGCGCTCGTCCTGGTGCCGTTCCAGGTCGCTCTGTGGTGGCATGCCCGCCAAGTCGCCGAAGCTGCCGCCCGCGAAGCGCTCGACGCCGCCCAAGTAGTCACGGCAACCGAAGACGACGGCGTGCGGGCAGCAGAGTGGTTCCTGGACGCCGCCGGCAACCTCACCGACCCGGAGGTGTCCGTCAGCCGGACTGCCGACACGGTCACCGTCGACGTGACCGGACGGGCACCTCGCATCCTGCCCGGATTCGACTGGCGGGTGACCGCCCACGCCACCGGCGGAGTGGAGCGCTTCATTCAGGAGCCTGACCGATGA
- a CDS encoding type II secretion system F family protein, producing the protein MSVLAAMTAGATVGAGVYLGVRAIRPRPIPLAEALAGLEKPRPATTQPVTTGAFAERIGQAGVRLLEATGLVDMGRLSTRLRALGKTVEAHAYEKLLAGLAGFAIPVLFTLAVAAAGVSISPAVAAVAAIGLGVAGFLYPDLGLAERIERRRRDFRHSLSAYLDLVTVILAGGGGLETALQASADLGDGWAFAEIRASLRKARITNRTPWEIFDDLGVELGVDELRELAAAAQLAGDQGARIRASLAAKADSMRAAQTAAIEAQAESATEKMLLPVVTLVVGMILFIGFGVVQAISTPGTVP; encoded by the coding sequence ATGAGTGTCCTGGCAGCCATGACGGCCGGAGCGACGGTCGGGGCCGGTGTGTATCTCGGGGTCCGGGCGATACGGCCCCGACCGATCCCACTCGCCGAAGCCCTCGCCGGCCTTGAGAAACCCCGACCCGCAACCACGCAGCCGGTGACCACCGGTGCGTTCGCTGAGCGGATCGGACAGGCAGGGGTACGGCTGCTCGAAGCCACTGGACTGGTCGACATGGGGCGTCTGTCCACCCGGCTCCGCGCACTTGGGAAGACAGTCGAAGCCCACGCCTACGAGAAGCTCCTCGCCGGTCTCGCCGGCTTCGCCATCCCCGTCCTCTTCACGCTCGCAGTGGCGGCAGCCGGAGTGTCCATATCGCCCGCTGTGGCCGCGGTAGCGGCGATCGGGCTCGGGGTAGCCGGGTTCCTCTACCCGGACCTGGGTTTGGCCGAGCGGATCGAGCGACGCCGTCGGGACTTCCGCCACTCGCTCTCCGCGTACCTCGACCTGGTCACCGTCATCCTCGCCGGCGGCGGAGGCCTCGAGACCGCCCTGCAGGCATCAGCCGACCTCGGCGACGGCTGGGCGTTCGCCGAGATCCGAGCCTCCCTACGCAAGGCCCGCATCACCAACCGCACTCCGTGGGAGATCTTCGACGACCTCGGTGTCGAACTCGGCGTCGACGAACTCCGGGAATTGGCGGCTGCTGCGCAACTGGCCGGGGACCAAGGAGCCCGAATCCGCGCCTCGCTCGCCGCCAAAGCCGACTCGATGCGGGCCGCCCAAACCGCAGCCATCGAAGCCCAAGCCGAATCCGCCACCGAGAAGATGCTGCTACCAGTCGTCACCCTCGTGGTCGGCATGATCCTGTTCATCGGTTTCGGCGTCGTTCAAGCCATCTCCACCCCCGGAACGGTCCCATGA